aacttaaacccaatatgatttaaactcaaattaaaagcCCGAAACTCGTAATTCCCGTCTTAGAAATTCTGCTCGCGCAGTCTTCactaaaatggtcataacttgagctcccgaactcaaaattgagtgaatcaaaatgcatttcgaagctaagagatagatcttcaaaCAAATGAGACATCTCAACCTAAAAATGTcaggatcccatccaaaaagtcgTTGAAATTCTTCTGATTTCTCAAGCCTGAAAATTGACAATTTTGATGATTAgaatctaataaatttcaccctatCTGTGCATGTATCAACTTCAGTGTCATTCTGTTCTGATATTGCATTTCAGTACCATTCTATTCTATCATTGCACTTTGGTGTATctctttattatttctttatatCCTGCATGTTTAAGGCTTCACTAATAAGATAATTAAGGATAAAAGAAAAGTGCAATGATGAATATGAATATGAATATGGTTCATAATTGATAGAAAGATAAGTAAGTAATAGTTTTGAAAACTCTATTGAAAATTTATCTAACTTTAATTATTACATTATTGATTAGTGGATTTAAttattgatcaaattaaagtataatgattaaatttacaACTTATGCACAGTACAATGGCTAATAGCAGGTTTTAACCAAGATTTTTTAACCCTATATTTCAATGCTATTGGTAGAGCTGAgcaagaaaaaaaatttgaaaactaaCCTAAACCAACGTGTTTGAACAATTTATGAAATGTAAGTTGAAAAATTATGGTTACTCAAAGTAAATattcttatttaatttataaataattttaattttatgatgtaaaaataaattatttatattcaaaatagtgaaaataacttaaaagttatgtataaaaatatatttttaaataccatataaaagtaattgattatttttatttactcAGAATATtactatttttagattttttatattttattaaataatatttaaaattataaaacaaatattattttactaaaataaatacAAAGATTCAAAATAAAAGATTAATATGAATAATTGAAAATCAAAGCCAGACCAAATTATTATACATAGCTGGAAAAATCTAAAATACTCGACCGAATCTAATTGATATTACCCGTAGCTATCGTGTCTATTCAGTTCAGCTAGTTGCAAATGCCCAGTTGGACCCACCTTGTCCGAACGCTATGTGTCCCATGCATTCTCGATTTTCCTTCCTGTGCTTTGCCTTTTTCCCCTATACAAAGCTTCTCTTCATCACTCCACGCGTCCAAGGACTAAGGTCCCCTAAAGGATTTGGAGTTAGTGGGAGCCTTTTTTCTCTTTTAAAATATTTGGCTTTTAGGTAAAAAAAAAACACCATtaagagaaaatgaaaaaaaaaactaattaagcAATTTtcgttaataaaatttaattaagttcttataattaattaaaaaaattattaacttcCTCtattaatgcttttatattcaccgttaaaattaattcacaaatCAATCACATGATAACATTTGGTAGACTCataattaattttgtatttttaataagaattattaaaaataataaaaatagaaaaataattaaaatcagcttacttaaaattttttattaactgCAAAggcttaattaaatttttttaagggcTTTTTGTACTTTAGAGtctaattttttcatttaataCCTACATCAATTTtctgtttttctttcacatagttaaatttaaaatcaagtcaaattaaaattttaaataaaaataaaattctgtcgatgttaatattttaatttctaaaatttaaatctaaattttttatttaaaaaagatGAAACTAATAATAAGCGATATGGTACATAGGAGGGTCTAGGAAGTAGGACAACCCCACCCTCCCACCCAAACAGCAGGGGACATTGTTGTCATATTGGAACATAGGACAACATAAAAGACAAATACATCCACGGATTCGTCCTAGTCATTTCTCCTTGCACCTTGGCCCCAGCTGGTCAAATTTCAAGCTGATTATTGGGAGTTTTAACACAAAAACATGTTTAATATTTCCTCTACTATATTATTTTAATGGTCCAGTCCCAAGACAGACAAAATCCCTACGATGGAGAGCCAATTATCCCCATTAatgttcttttattattttttttcgaGGCAATGCTTGTACATATTATGGTCTTGTCAaaatgctttttcttttctttttgcttaAGTACGATTTAAATATCTGCTCTTTTAATGCTTTTACTTTGTTGCTTAGATTCTTAAAGAGTATCAAATTCTTCTTTCTTAAATTTCACAAACTTTATTTTGCATCTATATAAAAACTAGATTAAGAGTGAATTTAGATAGATAGTGAGATACGATGCGGTACATTTAACttactttttatttcatattataatattttaattttaccgtcaccgctatttttacactaaccacAGATAAATACACCATTCATCCAAATCTACATTAAACCTATAACCAACACTAAATGGTAGATAAATAACGATCTTGCTTTATTTACAATTGCatatctcttttcctttttcttctatCTCAATCCACATAACTACGCTCTCTTTCCATTGTTTGGTTCATATTCAAAATCTATTCCATAGTTTAGATTGTTTATTAGGTTTATAATTATAATTGCAATATGAAGCTGAAGTAATACATTAGTGATGTTGCCACTAGTTGTAATTTATTGTGAAATTAGATGTTTGTTCACatattttgattaaaattttttattttatttattacaatTCGTTATTTAATTGGATTGGATCATGTTAAATATTAATAAGGAGGAAAACTATTTGAAAAGCTTAAAGTCTAATAGACTTATCTTGTTTAAAAAGATCCGATTTCTATAGAATTTTAATTGAGGAAGAAAAATCCTAGTCTCtcctattttccaagccatatctTAGCTTGCGTTGGCCCTCGAACTGGTTGCTAGTCATGACTTTTTAAAAGATATTTACaattttttactttgtttttaatttcAATCAACATTATCATAGCTTTTGTTCGCATTATTGTGGTTTCTGTTTTGTCCACCATATTTCCCCTAAAAGTAGTGATGGTTTTAGTTTTTCATTTCAAGTTGTGTTCTTGGAAAGCTTTATTATAATAGAGCACAGTTATAATATTCATGAAATTAGAATtcaaaatgatgaagaggaggataaGTTATCCGAGACTTGGTCTTTAATGCACCATTAATGCAGTGTGGTTGTTGGCAGTGATTTTTTAGTTGACCAAAGTTCATCATCTAATGGGTTTGATGATGGCGGAATTAGGAtgcaaatttttgtgatttaatcaaTGTGgtgcattttttatttatttttaaattcttctGGTGTTGCGATTATAATTTTTTCATCATTCTCCTCTTTCCAGATTGCAAACATGCACTTATgcaatattatttttatactattttatttattagttatatttttatatcGATTTCTATTAAGAttagtattttattaataaattaaaagtgAAATTTTGGGTGTATAATCAGATTccaagtaaatatatatatatgtatatatatatatatagagagactTTATCATTTTCTTTTTGTATGAATTAAGAGCACGTActaagaaaaatttattttgaatgcAACGTATTTGTAAACAACAAATTGTTTTATATACAGTTTATAGGTAACTTTTGAGAGATTCATctgaattgatgcataaaaatgatGTTAATAACTCGTAGTATTGGATTGTTCTCCCGTCGATGAATGGATATATCCCCTCCTTTTCGGAAAATAAAAATGATGTCATCGCAAGCTCTTGTCTACGTGTCTTGCACTTAAGCATTAGATCCCAAGGGCAAAGCCAAAGGTGGTGATGGTTCGTTGGCCAACATTAATATTTTTGCTGGTAGTGCGCCAAGATCACGCCTTCTAAGCTTTAGAGGTTTTGTTAAACAAGAAATAAAttgccatatatatatttatcttaattGCCAATGATTTTTAACCCTCAAAGCTTGTTGCAGTACCCACCTTGCAGGCAGCTATCAAAAGCTTGTAAATGGCTATATCAtggaagaaattaaaaaaaaaaatcaatttctttGGTGATGTATGCAGCACAATTGGAACATATTTAAGTGCTTCATTCAAAAGAATCAAAATATCCTGGTTCTTAATCTGTTGATGAGTATAGATTTGTAGAGCTGTTTAGGTGGAATAGCCACAAACTCTTTCTATTAGCATTTATAAACATGAGAGTGGCTCCAGAGAATCGAATACATAACATATTTGCTCAACGGTTCTTGTGGTTTAAGGGCTGCTTTCATCAACATCCATGGATTCTTTTATCTTTCAAGCCCTGGgatttatcatcatcatcatcatcatatttacatttttatagaTATTAAGGTTAAGTGATTCAGTCAATCTTCTCTAAATTAGTGGGCTACATTAATCTTTCCCACTTGAGAAACAAAAAGGGTTTTTGGAGAAGACTGATTGGATTCCATTCGAAAACAGAAGAAAAAAAACCAATGGAAGGTTTAAATTAACTCAACCGTGAATCTTTTATATATGTTCACTTCACTGTCCTTTAAGATGCTCTAAGAGGCTCTTCCGTTTTGCTTGAAACTGCAGATGCATCATCAACAACAGCTACTTTTTCATATTATTCTTTTTGAGTTAAGAAGATTGTTTTTAATCTAGGATTAGATAATAATTAGCAACTAACGATGTTGGGTGCCACACGTACGGTGTAAAATCTAAATCTAGGACCATGATTGAGTGAAACAACAGGTGTGGAGGTTTCTATATTATCATATCAAACCAGCACTATCAGTAGTGAAAAGGATATCTAATTTAAAGAAGGGTAAACTACAACCAATATAACtaaattattattaagtttaagttttagtcactcaactttaaaaaattacaaaataattattaaactattcaaaagtttttatttaaatagcTGAGCTTTTAAGTTTTTCTAATCCAACTAATGAGCTCCTAGCGACGATTTGACGATTAGTACGATGGATTAGTATGATCAATTGATGAGTAGAAAAATATTTCTTAGATCCAAGTCGATCTGACATTCAATATTGAAGATTAGAAAAGAAAGTTATTTGGATTTTGTTACGTAGATTTATGCTGAGTTTTTTTATTTAGCAGTCTAGgaacttaaataaatttttttgaattattcattaatattttgtaacttttttaaaTTGAGTCTGATTAATGAAATATAGGAATGAAAGCTGAAGGAAAAAAGAATTAAGACTTTAATTTATTCTTTTCCCCGTGAGAAGATTTGATACCCCCAGATTAAAGATTAGTGCTTTAATTATGTTCAACTTGAAAGCTCAAAAGGGTTACAATCCTCAACAGAACACCCCAATCTCCAGTATTTCGCTATCATctgatattaatattttaattgtttaGTGACAAACAAGTTGCTGTTGTTCAGCAAATAAGGTAGTATATCACTAATTTGAAGGACCATTAAAATTTCCCACAATTCTAAAATCCCGGAAATTAATGATTATTAGCCAAGTTGATTTAGGTTTTGTGAATCATATCAGATttgtttctctttttttcttgatTTGGATTTGAAATTCCATCAACTTTTTACCTTGGTAATCCGCTTTTACTCGTAATTGATATTCATACTTAATTGATAGTGTTATACAACAATTGAATATACTCTTGTTAGACATAACCGCACTGCTTAAGCATCGGCTGTGGGATCGATTCCAGGTCCTAGGGGCTCCATCAATACTACTACCACCAACTAAAGCTTAAATGAGAGATGATTTTTTACTTGCAAGGGAAGGTATGTAGATAAATTGTGAAACACCCCAGTTTTGTTTattaatttctaatatatatatatatatatagatacgtACGATGTTTGTTTGTATGATTAGCTTAGTTAGCTGAGATTTTATCCATTGCATAAATCTTTCGCATGTTTGGGGTTAGGTACTGATAATGACATCTTCGACTGTCATTcgatgaagagaaaagaaaggaattgagctgtacacatttaaaaaaaataaaacccaaGGAGGGAGGGACCTCTCATAGTATTATTTGATGGATCGATTCCTTCTCAGCTTTATTGTGCTTTGCATATATATAATACGTTGGCAAAATCCATTTCTAACCAATCTCACATCTTCTAAAGCAAACACAGCTGGTCCTTTCATCAAGATTTGTTTTATCTTTGCACCggaatttatatatatacacatacaaatCTTGCATCAAAAGCTCGCACTCTGCTTTATATCATTTTATGTACTATATATATACTACAAGTTGATTAAGACCTAAgcaaaaagaaaaacataatttgCAAGTGGGATAAAGGCTTGACAATGAGATCAGCTAATAGAAATGGTTTTGAATAAATGAATCTAATAAAGTGCACGTGATGAAGCATATGTTCCTTGAATGAAACAGAATATTAGAACCCATTTCTTTGTTAATCTAGTGGCCCAGATCATCATCAACAACCAGCTTTATTAGGAGGGGGGGGGGGACTTATATTATCAGCAAGGAACTGTACAGCtggtgaaaaaaatattaaaggtGCTTTATTCAGACATAGCTTTTAACAGGCAACTTTTTTGGTTTTGCTAAGTTGACATTTGAACCAATTGATGAGTAGGTTCGCTATAGGTTTCACATCATCACCTTATTCTTCTTCCTTTCTGTTCTTAAGGTTGATTGAAAGTGTTACAACTTTTATGATACCATCATGTTAACAACGCTTTCCTTTCCTCTCCGTTGATGTAAGGATTGTTGGCTCGTGTCTGCAGTTAAGTATTTGTCTATTCCTGGAATCACCATCATTCGTACAATTTTgtcttctttaaaaaaaaaacaccaacTTCCAACTTTCAACAACGCAAAATTAGTCTTACTTTCTTTTTATGATGTGCCTCTAAAATGATCTATATTGTTGAATATCAACACCAAATAGTTCGAAAATATCTTTTTTAGTATTTATCACTGTACAAAATTTAGCTTTTGTCTTTAATTTCTAGGTACTAAGTTTAGTTTATGTATTTTGTTAATAAGTGCATGAATCTCACAGTACTTAAGTGCAAGAGGAAAAGAGATTATGAGTTTTTATAGAAACTCATACCTCACGTTGTTTAAAAAATAAGGATAATAAGACCATGGATTTATATAAGAACTTATGTTATAAGTATTATCAATAGTAAATCAAATACTGAATTTTCTATTTGTTTTTTCTATTTCTAGTGTCATGGGTATAAATATTCTACAGCTATCTAATTACAAGCACAACTCAACAATTTTTATATTAACACTTTAAaattcatattaattttttatttatgtgAATTTGATTACCGTAGATGGTAATATTTTAGAATTTCTAGGAAAAATAGATGTGAGGAGAATTGGGAATGGCCTGAATTGGGACTATACTTCGATTTCATTTCAGTCATTTTCCATCTCCATTAATGGCAGGAGGATAGGTTCTCTTTATTTGGTAATTCACTTACATAAAGTGAAATGGCGCATCTTTGTGCTTGCAAGATTTTATTAGGTATAGCATATATATGCTCTGCAGAGTTAGACTTGTTCGAAAAGGAAAAGACTAGAAGATCACGTTATACTCTTGTGATTAGATTCATTTTTGTATATTAGAGGGAAAAAAACATgcaattacaaacaaatagagaAAATAATTAGCAGACAATTTGGAAAAGATAAAACAATCACCAAACATTATGTGTTTTATGTAAAGATTGTTACACTGCGCCTATGATGAGATATTGTCCACTTTGGAGATAATAATCATACGTCAAAGTGttgttttgaaaaaataaatCAATTATCAGTAAATTCAATGTGATCTTTTGTAAGGAGTGCTCTTAGTATCaggtgagtttttttttttaacaattagACAAATGATAAAAGTGTTGaacaaatgaattaattaaaattaatattttattaatttattttttaaatgtgttttgtACCTATAAAAGAAAACTATTAGATAGGATTTTTCTACAAACAAGTGTAGAAAATAAATAGATAGGGATCTATATTTACCACTTAATAGAGAATAGATtcaactattttattttattaaatattattttattctttatcaGATAATTTAAATATGCCGGTATTCCAGTTTAAGTAATATATCAAAAGATTTTATAACTTAAActtaacaattaaattttcaattaatcaAATAGTCCCTATGTACTTGAGATTGAATTTACGCTTTCATTAAATACAATAATATTTTACTACGTTGGTGGTAAATTCCATTATGTTTTATATTAGGATAGGTGATGGAGGTTATACGGTTTAAACTCATATCAGATGGGAATTTGACAAAAATCTTAACCACCGTTACGTACAAATAATATAGgtaagaaaaatattaaattaataataaattaatactgATACCAATCGAGTTAAAATTTAATCCGCATTATCATCAGCAATTGAATTCACATTGTTGTGGTTGTAAATAGTGGTAGAAATTGTATTCAAATATATCAGTATTTTTATTCTGTTGTCAAATGGCGAGCTGAGTTCTTTATAAGGCTCCATGGACTGAAATTGGGCATTCTATGGATATTTTCCTGACCCAAACAATTCGAGcccaaatttcattcaatttaggtTTGGGCCTTTAAATTGGGCATATATCACATTAATTAAGAATTCCAGATAATAAAAATCGAAATCAAACCCAAAGCAGAATTCCCAAAACACACTAGAAAATCCGAGTCAACATTTTGTTCCCCAAATTCATTGGCCTTTGCGCAGATTTCTAGGGTTTGTGGCGGATTTCAATTCCCACTtctctgtttctgtttctttagGGTTTTAACTCCCGGtcagttttatttaattattactctCGCTTCTCTTAATCTTAATCTCCGTGAATCAATCATAGGAGAGGAGGAAGAAATTACGAGTCTATAGAAAATGGATTCGTCACAAGCTTCAACGTTAGGGACGAGTGGGAGCGGCGGAAACGGGTTGTTAAGCACTCAAACTAATGATACGGCAAACGCAACCCCTAATGATGATCCTAAGCAGAATCTGAATCAAGTAATCAACTCCATCCAGAAAACTTTAGGCCTTCTTCATCAACTATATCTCACCGTCTCTTCTTTCAATGCCGCTTCCCAGCTCCCTCTCCTTCAGCGCctgtaattttttttattcaaatccCTATCTATTTATTTTACAAGATTCTCATTAGCTTTTTTCCCGCATTGCTGATCTCgtcagttttttttttctttttttgcagtAATTCATTAGTTACGGAGCTCGATAACATGGCAAAGTTATCTGAAAAGTGTAATATTCAAGTGCCGATGGAAGTTCTTAAGTGGGTTGGGTTTCCTTTTATTGTTATGAATATTATCTTTGTTTTATGCCTAATATTGCTTGTTTTGTTTAGTTCTTAGTAGTAATTTGTTCGTTTTTGGGTTAGTTTGATTGATGATGGGAAGAACCCTGATGAATTTACGAGAGATGTTTTAAACGGTTGTATTGCAAAAAATCAGGTTACTAAAGGCAAAACCGATGCTTTCAAGGTAATTCTCAATTCCTTTTGTAAGGTATTTTGTTATAATTGCATATTATTGAGCACAAACTGATCTGTATTTACTCTACCGTTTTATTTTATAGGGTTTACGGAAACATCTTCTCGAAGAGCTTGAACAGGCATTTCCTGATGAAGTTGAATCCTACAGGGAGATACGCGCGAGTGCTGCTGCTGTGAGTTAATTTAATAGTTATGTATTTCtaaatgttatgaatatgtgtTCATTGTTGTGTTATCCATGAGAAGCAGTAATCATTTCTCCTAATTGCCTTGACTGATGATATGATATGTTATCTGAAATGTTTAATCATTGGATTTTGGTTCTTATGTGGAAAATCTACTTATTGATTGCCTCTTCACCTAGCCTTTTTCTTTTCCGTCAACGGTAGTCCACTCTCTTTGTAACCTCTTGTTACCCTCCTCTTTGATTTCGTACTTGGATGGATGTTGTCTCGCCTGCATTTTGAAAATGTCTGGGCTTATTTTCTCCTTACCTGGTGCGGTCTTTTTGCTTCTGTCATCATGTTATTCTCATAAAGACAGTGCAGTTTTTCAGGCTAGATAATGAGTGAAATAAAGGCATTCTAAAAAATTGTTTTTCTGTCCAAGACTTTCTTTGTATCCATTTCATATGTTATATTTTCCCTATTTTCATACAAAACTCCACTTGCTGCTTGATAAAATGGAAAATACATTTAATTATTCCTTTACTGAATTAGTAAGAGCTGAAGAAGCATTGAGTATATATATGTTTTTCTGATATCTGAACTGCACATCTTATAATTGTTGCATTAAGAGCATGCTTTAATCACAAAAGCTTAGATTCGTGAATAAGTTACTTTAAAGCTGTAATGTTGAATCCAGTATTTCAAATGTGTGTATGTTGAATCAATAGTAGACTAAATCATAGAAATTGCGTCTGTTAAGCTTATGCCTATGATTCTGCAGTTCCcttgaaaatcaaatctaatTTTTCATTCTCTAATCtctgttttcttttttctttttttaatcacTGATTATGTAAAAGCTGTTTTAACAATGCAGGAATCTAAGCGGCTCGCACAATCACAAAGTATTTTACAAAATGGAGATGTAAAAGTCAAAACTGAGCTTTAGATAGTTGTATTTGGTGTTCTTTTTTTCCGCCCTTTTTCATCTATATAGGTTTCTGTATGTACTAGATTTGCTCATTCTGATGCAACGACATTTCTGGCTTGTATTAAGAATTTGACAATTTAGTGCGCACTCTTTCTAATATTAATGGTGGGAACATTTGAGCATTCTTTGTATACTTTGGCTGATGCAGTGAAAATTATTGTACTGTTTCTCATTTTCCCCTCATCTATATCAAATTTGTGAAATGACTTGATATAAATCACATTACCATAGCTTATGATTTTCTGTATTTTGAATTCAGTCTTAGCTTTCAGAACTGGGAATGCCCGAATAGGAAATGGAAGAGAACACGAAGTGCATGCATCATTGATTTATAGTCACacgatgatatatatatgtgtatgtgtatgtgtatatgtatatgtatatgtatatgtagaGGATCAAAATTTCAGATGCAATTCAGTTGGTGGGCTTTTGAATCTCATTCAACATCACCAGTACTCCCACCAGTTTGAACTACAACTCGACTCGTCTAGGAAACAATTGGACTCGAAGTGGCACCATTTTTCCGATGAAGTCAAGGAACCATTGGTTGCTTTTATAATGTCCAGAGCCACCCTATCTCCATCCTCGCTCTCGACATTTCTGCTATTGTCATTGCATGGAAGCAAACGGTCATATCCTTCGAGTAGGATGGTAACCTTCTTGTTTGTGTCAAGTATAGTACTCCCATTCTCGGGTTTGGCATTACCACTGTTTTCATCTGCTCTGTTTGGTCCATGGTGTTGTTGGTTTTCATGTTCCATTTCAAGCTGACCCTTCAGTTTTTGCAGCTGTTGGGACACACTAACTAGTATTAGAATTCACAATTTAAGGCCTTTCAAACTCAATTCTACATAGTGAATGATAGTGGAAATTAATACCTGGATACGTAAGGATTGATTTTCTAGTTTCAAGGATTCATAGCTAGAAGAAAGAGCATCGTAACTCTCTTGCAAAACGTTGTAATCTCGCTCAATTTGCTTAGCTTTTGATCTAGCTCTCCTATTCTGGAACCAGATGGCAATCTGTCGAGGCTGTAGTCCAAGCTCATTAGCTAGCTGCTGTTTTATCAGTGACTCTGGTCTTGAGTCCGACTCGAACATGACTTCAAGTGACCTGATTTGTTCGTCACTGAATCTTCTCTTGTTCCTATTGCTGGATTTAACATTTGTAATAGCGTGGTGGCGCATATCCAGGTGATCTAAACCTGATAAACCAAGCTCCATCTTCACCGCCGCAGTGTGGAGCTGCTCTTTATTTGCCAACATGGTATAGTATATTATTACAGGGCAGAGAGTGTGAAGCAAACTAAGATGGAGGAGAGCTAGGGTGTATATAAACATAATATATGATTGGGAAACGATGTGCCTATAAGTGGTGGAGAGGGTATCCGAGGGGTGGGCCTGAACTTGACCTGAAGCCGGTTTTGATGGGGAAAATACCACTTGTTGATGCTTTATCGGGAACCTGTTGGACACCCTTGTGGATTTCTCTCTCAAACGACATGGATTGGCCATTTGTCTCGAGAAGTGATATGTCGTAACGTGATTGGCTATGGGGGCCTTGCATGGGGTCTCTCCATTTCATGATATGGGATCTAGGTTCCTAAAACATAAAAAAGTTTCTGTAAAATTTGTTTCTGCTATTAAAGAAAAAAGAACAAACcaacaaacaaaaaaaattgttatttTCACACCCAAGTATGGATTATGATAATGACGCTTAGAACACGTATTGTCCTGCCATTAGACATGACATAAATTAGTAAATTTAATAACAAATGAATCTCAGGGTTGTCTAAAAAATTTGAAGAATATGAATATCTAAGTAGTCCCCATCTTTAATTTATTGAAAGGTTGTTCCCAGTTCGAAAGTCTTTTCGTTTGGGAACAACTTCATATCGTCGTACAATGCGGGGAAGCCACGTTTTGGGTCTTAAAGGAAATGTTTGACAATGCCAACTTTGGATCGTAGCGTTAGGACAAAGCCAGGGTTAAAGCAGGCTTTAGAGATAGAGCCAATGAGTTGACGCCACACTCTTGTTTGATTTTGAGTTAAAAAAAATGGAGTCCCTTAGTCTATCTGAATTTCCAGGGTATTTCGCATCTGAACGTGTCCACTATCTGGTGGTTCTTTGGGACACGTAAAGTTAAATTTTAATGGCATTTTCGAAAAGAGGTTTAGGTTGCCAAGTGTCTGGtaacattttcttttttaatGTGGAGGGGGCACAAACATTTGATTCTTGAAGATTCGATGTTCATACTTCTGGGTAAGACTGTCACTCTCAGTTACTGTTTGAGCATTGTCTCTTGGCTGCATATTCAGCTTCCTATGGTCTCTGGGAAACTGATAAAAGTTTATTGAGGACGGTGTTGGGTTTAGGGTAAGatgtgacatgatttttgtttaGGTAGAACATTAGAACCTCCTGAAATTATCCCAAAATTCTAAGTTCTCATTAGGGACATGAACAAATGGTTTTGTTAGGATATGT
This window of the Gossypium arboreum isolate Shixiya-1 chromosome 12, ASM2569848v2, whole genome shotgun sequence genome carries:
- the LOC108477057 gene encoding mediator of RNA polymerase II transcription subunit 10b-like isoform X2, which translates into the protein MDSSQASTLGTSGSGGNGLLSTQTNDTANATPNDDPKQNLNQVINSIQKTLGLLHQLYLTVSSFNAASQLPLLQRLNSLVTELDNMAKLSEKCNIQVPMEVLNLIDDGKNPDEFTRDVLNGCIAKNQVTKGKTDAFKGLRKHLLEELEQAFPDEVESYREIRASAAAVS
- the LOC128285571 gene encoding homeobox-leucine zipper protein ATHB-12-like; amino-acid sequence: MANPCRLREKSTRVSNRFPIKHQQVVFSPSKPASGQVQAHPSDTLSTTYRHIVSQSYIMFIYTLALLHLSLLHTLCPVIIYYTMLANKEQLHTAAVKMELGLSGLDHLDMRHHAITNVKSSNRNKRRFSDEQIRSLEVMFESDSRPESLIKQQLANELGLQPRQIAIWFQNRRARSKAKQIERDYNVLQESYDALSSSYESLKLENQSLRIQLQKLKGQLEMEHENQQHHGPNRADENSGNAKPENGSTILDTNKKVTILLEGYDRLLPCNDNSRNVESEDGDRVALDIIKATNGSLTSSEKWCHFESNCFLDESSCSSNWWEYW
- the LOC108477057 gene encoding mediator of RNA polymerase II transcription subunit 10b-like isoform X1; the protein is MDSSQASTLGTSGSGGNGLLSTQTNDTANATPNDDPKQNLNQVINSIQKTLGLLHQLYLTVSSFNAASQLPLLQRLNSLVTELDNMAKLSEKCNIQVPMEVLNLIDDGKNPDEFTRDVLNGCIAKNQVTKGKTDAFKGLRKHLLEELEQAFPDEVESYREIRASAAAESKRLAQSQSILQNGDVKVKTEL